A DNA window from Arachis duranensis cultivar V14167 chromosome 3, aradu.V14167.gnm2.J7QH, whole genome shotgun sequence contains the following coding sequences:
- the LOC110278410 gene encoding ubiquitin-like modifier-activating enzyme atg7 — protein MSKKEGALLQFAPMQSSVDEGFWHRFSSLKLNKLGIDDSPLPIIGFYAPCSHSQVSNQLTLLAESLPSESSDSSLVPEPCSGNRNKCSVPGVLYNTNTVEGFHALDKMKLLKEEVAKIWNDIVTGKAAEDCAMLSRFLLNCTHAYGVY, from the exons ATGTCGAAAAAGGAAGGAGCTTTGCTTCAATTCGCTCCGATGCAGAGTTCCGTCGATGAAGGCTTCTGGCACAGATTCTCTTCCTTGAAGCTCAACAAGCTCGGCATTGATGATTCTCCATTACCCATCATTG GTTTCTATGCACCTTGCTCACATTCTCAAGTGTCAAATCAATTAACTCTGCTAGCTGAGTCTTTGCCGTCTGAATCAAGTGATTCTTCATTGGTACCAGAACCATGCTCTGGTAACAGGAACAAGTGTTCTGTACCTGGGGTTCTTTACAATACCAATACTGTAGAAGGTTTTCATGCGCTTGATAAGATGAAACTCTTGAAGGAAGAGGTAGCAAAA ATATGGAATGACATAGTAACTGGAAAAGCTGCGGAGGACTGTGCAATGCTTTCAAGATTCCTTCTTAATTGCACGCATGCTTATGGTGTGTATTGA